From Desulfovibrio porci:
CGCTTCCCCCGATGCATTGTAAAAGCGTATCGGATGGAACTGTGCGGCTGTACTAAAAGTTTCAGGAAAGATGGGAGGGAAGAGGGGGAATCCTTTTCCCAAAGGGTTTCCTTCCCTCAAATCTCTCCAGAGGGTCAAAGCATGAACTACAAAGGCAAGGCCCACAAAGTGGGCGAACATATTGATACGGACGCCATCATTCCGGCGCGTTTTCTGGTGACCAGCGACGCCAAAAAACTGGGCGAGAACTGCATGTCCGGCCTGGAGCCGGACTGGGTCAAGCGCGTGGCGCCGGGCGACATTCTGGTGGCCGGGCGCAACTTCGGCTGCGGTTCCTCGCGCGAGCACGCGCCCATTGCCATTCTGGGCGCGGGCATGCCCGTGGTCATCGGCCACAGCTTCGCGCGCATCTTCTACCGCAACGCCTTCAACATGGGTCTGCTGCTCATGGAAGTGGGCGATGAGGTGGACAAGCTCAACGACGGCGATGAGCTGGAAATCGACGCCGCCACGGGCCGCATCCGCGACCTGACCAACGGCGCGGAAATCACCTGCCCGCCGCTGCCCCCGTCCATGGTCGCCATTCTGGCCAAGGGGGGCTTGGTGGGCTATGTGAAGGAACGCCTGGCCAAGGCGTAATGTTTTTTTGCGGGGGAGAAACCTGTTTGGAAAAAGGTTCTCTCCCCCGCGCCCCTGCTTCCAAAAACTTTTGCCAGAGCGCCGTTCCGTCCGGAATGACGCCGGAGCGACTGAAAGTTTTAGGGAGGATGGGGGTGCGGGGGAAGGGAGACCCTTTTTCAAAAGGATCTCCCTTCCCCCGCGATGTCATGTGCAAAAAAGGATTACTCAATGAACAAGACCATCTGCCTGTTGCCCGGCGACGGCATCGGCCCGGAAATTCTCGCCCAGGGAGCCAGCGTGCTGGCGGCTGTGGCCCAGAAGTTCGGCCACATGTTTGATTTTGACGAAGCCCTCATCGGCGGGGCCGCCGTGGACGCCACCGGCTCGCCTCTGCCGGAGGAGACTGTGGAAAAATGTCGCAAGGCCGACGCCGTGTTCCTGGCCGCCGTGGGCGGTCCCAAATGGGACGGCCTGAAGC
This genomic window contains:
- a CDS encoding 3-isopropylmalate dehydratase small subunit, whose amino-acid sequence is MNYKGKAHKVGEHIDTDAIIPARFLVTSDAKKLGENCMSGLEPDWVKRVAPGDILVAGRNFGCGSSREHAPIAILGAGMPVVIGHSFARIFYRNAFNMGLLLMEVGDEVDKLNDGDELEIDAATGRIRDLTNGAEITCPPLPPSMVAILAKGGLVGYVKERLAKA